A region of Sulfurimonas sp. DNA encodes the following proteins:
- the rimM gene encoding ribosome maturation factor RimM (Essential for efficient processing of 16S rRNA) codes for MSSQTKEPKLHIATIGKTVGIKGDMKFHIKCDFPEQFQNNSTFSTNKNNTITLSEVNHDKGHVKIAGVCNVEDAKKFVNLKLYTTREETRKNCHLDEGEFFWFDIEDCEIYEDGQLLGKVDDVDRISITNYLNILTDKNFVKLGLPKKFLIPFHKPFVVDTDIAKKIITTQGALDILEAS; via the coding sequence ATGTCGAGCCAAACTAAAGAACCAAAACTTCATATTGCAACTATCGGCAAAACTGTCGGTATAAAAGGCGATATGAAGTTTCATATTAAATGTGATTTCCCCGAACAATTTCAAAATAATTCCACTTTTTCAACAAACAAAAATAACACAATCACTTTAAGTGAGGTAAATCATGACAAAGGTCATGTTAAAATTGCAGGCGTATGTAATGTTGAAGATGCTAAAAAGTTTGTAAATCTAAAACTTTACACAACAAGAGAAGAAACAAGAAAAAACTGCCACTTAGATGAAGGAGAATTTTTCTGGTTTGATATTGAAGATTGTGAAATATATGAAGATGGTCAGCTTTTGGGAAAGGTTGATGATGTTGATCGTATCTCTATAACAAATTATTTGAATATTTTGACAGATAAAAATTTTGTTAAATTAGGATTACCAAAGAAATTTTTAATTCCTTTTCACAAGCCATTTGTAGTAGATACAGATATAGCCAAAAAAATTATAACAACCCAAGGTGCATTGGACATTTTAGAAGCTTCATAA
- the trmD gene encoding tRNA (guanosine(37)-N1)-methyltransferase TrmD, which yields MKFTFVTLFKNLVDGYFSDSILSRAIEKDILTIEYINPRDYSNNKHCKVDDTAVGGGAGMVMNPQPLYDCLDDLKKQDENVHIIFLTPVAKSFTQNDAKRLAKKSHIAFVSGRYEGIDERVVEEYSDEVFSIGDYILTGGELPSLVMCDAISRNVNEVLGNSDSLSIESFESELLEAPSFSKPQKYRNNSVPKEYLKGNHSKIRSLKLALSECKTKFFRPDQLIKHKNQSY from the coding sequence ATGAAATTTACTTTTGTTACTTTGTTTAAAAATCTTGTAGATGGATATTTTTCAGATTCCATATTAAGTAGAGCAATAGAGAAAGATATCTTAACAATCGAGTATATAAATCCACGAGATTATAGCAATAATAAGCACTGCAAAGTTGATGATACAGCAGTTGGTGGTGGGGCAGGTATGGTTATGAATCCACAACCTCTTTATGATTGTTTGGATGACTTGAAGAAACAAGACGAAAATGTTCATATAATATTTTTAACGCCAGTAGCGAAATCTTTTACTCAAAATGATGCAAAAAGATTAGCAAAAAAATCCCATATAGCTTTTGTGAGTGGAAGGTATGAAGGGATCGATGAAAGGGTTGTTGAAGAATATAGTGATGAGGTGTTTTCTATAGGAGATTACATCTTAACAGGAGGAGAACTTCCTTCTTTAGTTATGTGTGATGCAATATCTAGAAATGTAAATGAAGTTTTAGGAAATAGTGATTCTTTAAGCATTGAAAGTTTTGAAAGTGAGCTATTAGAGGCACCATCTTTCTCTAAACCACAAAAATATAGAAATAATAGTGTTCCTAAAGAATATTTAAAGGGAAATCATAGTAAAATCCGCTCACTAAAATTAGCTCTGTCTGAGTGTAAGACAAAATTTTTCAGACCAGACCAGCTAATAAAGCATAAAAATCAGTCGTACTAG